A genome region from Synchiropus splendidus isolate RoL2022-P1 chromosome 5, RoL_Sspl_1.0, whole genome shotgun sequence includes the following:
- the LOC128759694 gene encoding actin-binding LIM protein 1-like isoform X7, with amino-acid sequence MLMSRSSSMKGKVLHAQEGCHPCPPAVKPVIPCFRCGKPCKGQVLRVQTNHFHIKCFTCKVCGCDLAQSGFFVTNGSYLCPLDFQRLHGTPCNNCGGFVEGDMVTVLGKTYHPACFVCTVCKQPFPAGDCVTFNGKECICQRCNKPMSTPPQGVRQSSNCSACGRDIKNGQALLALGGQWHLGCFKCKVCKTMLNGEYISKDGAPYCERDYQIQFGIQCDMCQRFIMGKVLEAGTKHYHPSCARCSRCGKTFTEGAEMYLQGSTVWHPDCRDGSSSRSEDKPVRSSSESSCSRPGSCTPGSPGHIICAKVDNEIIDYRDLAAIPRVKAIYDIEHPDMISYKNEGANSSALDKKDSRQERQISAESSGNVSENTEGSCDLQKSIPKSASHGTFGVPGLYTRHSYTPTPSRSPQHFHRPDQGFNMYNKPPIYKQDPNATQTSSLPGYRINGLNPFSHDGGRPLAGMDRGVSLPNLLEPKIYPYEALATNNRRPVKLPRDVDRARLERHLSPESFFEIFGMDIKVFNTLPLWKRNDMKKKANLF; translated from the exons ATGCTGATGTCACGTTCCTCGAGTATGAAAGGGAAAG TGCTGCACGCTCAGGAGGGATGTCACCCCTGTCCTCCGGCCGTGAAACCTGTCATACCCTGCTTCAGGTGTGGCAAACCCTGTAAAGGACAAGTCCTGCGAGTCCAAACAAACCACTTCCACATCAAGTGCTTCACTTGCAAAG TGTGTGGCTGTGACTTGGCTCAGTCGGGATTCTTCGTGACAAACGGCAGCTATCTCTGCCCACTGGACTTCCAGAGGCTTCATGGGACGCCCTGCAACAACTGTGGGGGATTTGTGGAGGGGGACATGGTCACAGTTTTGGGGAAGACCTACCACCCGGCCTGCTTTGTGTGCACAGTTTGCAA aCAACCGTTTCCTGCCGGCGATTGTGTCACCTTCAATGGTAAAGAGTGCATCTGTCAGCGATGTAATAAACCTATGTCAACTCCTCCACAAGGCGTCAGACAGTCGAGCA ACTGCAGTGCTTGTGGTCGAGACATCAAGAATGGCCAGGCTCTCCTGGCTCTGGGTGGTCAGTGGCATCTCGGTTGCTTCAAGTGTAAAGTCTGCAAAACCATGCTGAACGGGGAGTACATCAGCAA GGATGGCGCTCCGTACTGTGAGAGGGACTACCAGATTCAGTTTGGGATACAATGTGACATGTGCCAGAGGTTTATCATGGGAAAGGTCCTTGAG GCTGGAACCAAACATTACCATCCCAGCTGTGCAAGATGCAGTCGCTGTGGGAAAACATTCACAGAGGGAGCTGAAATGTATCTGCAAG GGTCGACCGTGTGGCACCCAGACTGCAgagatggcagcagcagcagaagtgaagaCAAA CCCGTAAGATCCTCGTCTGAAAGCTCCTGCTCCAGACCAGGCTCGTGCACTCCGGGAAGTCCAGGTCACATCATCTGT GCAAAAGTAGATAATGAGATCATTGATTACCGAGACTTAGCAGCAATTCCCAGAGTCAAGGCTATATATGATATAGAGCATCCCGATATGATATCATATAAGAATGAGGGCGCCAACTCCTCTGCTCTGGACAAGAAAGACAGCAGGCAGGAGAGGCAAATCTCTGCAGAG TCTTCAGGAAACGTCTCAGAAAACACAGAG ggaagctgtGACCTCCAAAAAAGCATCCCAAAATCTGCCAGCCACGGCACTTTTGGAGTCCCCGGGTTGTATACGCGACACAGTTACACTCCAACTCCGTCCAGATCACCGCAGCACTTTCATAGGCCTG ACCAAGGATTCAACATGTACAACAAGCCTCCTATTTACAAACAAG ACCCCAACGCCACTCAGACCTCCTCCCTGCCTGGATACAGAATCAATGGTCTAAACCCT TTCAGCCATGATGGCGGTCGCCCTCTAGCAGGAATGGACAGGGGCGTTTCTTTGCCTAATTTATTGGAGCCAAAA ATCTATCCCTACGAAGCACTGGCAACCAACAACAGGCGCCCAGTGAAGCTTCCAAGAGATGTTGACAGAGCCAGACTCGAG CGCCACCTCTCACCAGAATCCTTCTTTGAAATTTTCGGCATGGACATAAAAGTATTCAATACCCTTCCCCTCTGGAAGCGCAAcgacatgaagaagaaggcaAATCTGTTCTGA